In the Prochlorococcus marinus str. MIT 9312 genome, TTTAGCTAATGCTATCAACCAAGCCATTCTGTATTCCTGCTTTTCTAAGTTTTCTTAAAGCACGTTGAACAACCTGTCGGCAATATTCCCTGCTACAACTCATATGTCTTGCTACTTCAGCTAAAGTTCTCCACTCATTTGAACCGTCTAAACCAAATCTTAGGCTTACTATCTTTCTCTCTTTCTCAGTTAAATTTGCTTTATCTAATAACTTCCAAGCAGAGGCTGTCCTCTCAGCTAATTCGGCTAACTCCATTGGAGGAGTTTGATCACTTGGAAGAATATCAACTAGTTCAGAGGGATCAGACTTTGATTTAACAGTACCTTGGAGACTAACAGTGATGCTTCTTAATTCACAAGAAAGGAGTTCATCAATTTCCTCCTTAGTTATTTTTAATTCTTCAGCTAGCTCATCACTATTGGGTGTAATACCTTTAAGTTGCATTAGCTTTGATTTAGCCGATCTTAATTTCGTGAGCTTTTCATTGATATTAACGGGTATCCTGATAGTCCTACTTTGAGTTGATAATGCTCTATTTAATCCTTGCCTGATCCACCAATAAGCATAGGTGGAGAATCTGTGTCCCCTAGAGGGATCATATTTTTCGACAGCCCTTGTAAGGCCTAATGTCCCCTCCTGAATCAAGTCCAGTAATTCTAGCCCTTTTCCTTGATATCTCTTGGCAAGGTTGACAACTAATCTTAGGTTGGCTGTGATCATCTCATTTTTGGCCTTTTCACCAATTTTGATCTTTTTTCTTTCAGCTTCGGAATATTCACAAGCAGGGCCTTTCCCACCTGCCTCTTGGCATCTATTAACAAGCACGACCATTTCTTGGACTTTTCTGCCCATAGTGAGTTCTCTTTCGGGAGTCAAAAGTTGATGACGACCTATTTCACCAAGAAAATCGCTTAATGAACTCACGATTTACCTCATTGTTGATATATTTAACTTATAGTTAATTCAGTAATAAGCCATACATGTAATAATTAATTAATATTTAATTAATAATTATTATTTAGTTAATTATTATTTTTTTCTCAAATTTTTATATTAATTAATCATAAATTATAAATTTAAATTATTTAATTTTTTCTTCTTGATTCTAGAACAGCAAGTACATCTCTCCACTCAACCCCTTTGTGCATAAGGGCTACTTGCAGATGATAAATTAAATCAGCAGCTTCATTTGAGATTGAATCTTTATTATTATCTTTGCAAGCCATTATAAATTCAGCGGATTCCTCCCCTATTTTTTTTAAAATAGTATTACTGCCTTTTTTTAATAAATGATTTGTGTAACTTTTGTCTGAAGGATTTATTGATCTTTCGTTAATGGTATGGAATAATTCAGAGCAAATATTTGAGAAGGGAGTTGTTTTTTTCTCTTTTTTATTATTTTGATTAATTTGAATTTCGTTGAAAAAACAACTTTTTTCCCCAGTGTGACATGCTCCTGATCCATTTTGTTCAATCAAAAGAATTAGTGAATCATTATCGCAGTCGAATCTTATATCCTTAAGTATTTGAGTACTTCCACTTGTAGCTCCTTTTCTCCAGATTTCGGATCTTGATCTACTCCAGTAATGAACGTTATTGGTTTCAAGAGTCATTGTCAATGATTCTTTGTTCATCCAAGCAAGCATAAGAATTGATCCGTCAAGCCAATCTTGTGCTACTGCAGGGATTAATCCATAATTATCAAAGCTTAGATCTTCTATAGAGAAATTAGTTGAATAAGTCATTATGTTTGTTATGTTAAATCTTATTAATTATGTTTTATTGATAATTATACTAACAGTTAATTGATGTATATTCCTTCTCTGAAATTTTCATGCAGTAAAAGTTACGAGGATTTTCCCTGTTCACATAGGCAATGGCGCCATGAAGGCCACTGTAGATTTGTTCATGGATATTCAAGATCATTCACCTTTTGGTTTACTGCAAAAAAATTAGACCTAAATGGTTTTGTTGTGGATTTTTCAAGTTTAAAGCCCCTTGAGAATAAACTAAAGCAGCAATTTGACCATACTTTTTTGATAAATAAAGATGATCCTTTATTGAATTACTGGGAAAAATTACATGACTTAGATGCTTTAGATCTGAGAATTATGGATAATGTGGGAATGGAGTTCACTTCTAAATTAATTTGGAGATGGGCTAATGAATACTTGCAGGATAAGGATAAGGGCAGAACATGTTGTTGGAAAACAGAATCAAAAGAAAATAAATCTAATAAAGCAAGTTATGAGATGATTCCTGAGTGGTTCGAATCTTAGATTAAAGTTGTTAAATTTCAAGTCTTATAAAATTCTTTAATTTAGATATTTAATCAACAATTATCTCTCCATTAACCAGATAAATATTAACCTCTTTTTTATTAAGGTAATGATTATTCAATATATTGTTTGCAATTTTTGTCTCAATTTGTTTCTGAATAATTCTTTTTAAAGGCCTTGCACCATAGGCATTGTCAAAACTATTTTGGACCAGTTGGTTAATTGCATCATCGGTAATTTTGAAGTTTAAATTTTTTTTGTTAAGTCTGTTTTCTAAATTTTGAAGCTGGATTTTTGAAATTTCTTTTATGTCATTTAATTCTAAATTATTAAAAATAACTATTTCATCAAGTCGATTTAAAAACTCAGGCTTGAAAAATTTTTTAAGTTCAGTATCTACAACTTTTTTAATTTCATTTGTATCTTCTTTTCTAACTGATAAATCATTTATTGATTGACTTCCTAAATTGCTTGTAAGAACAATGATTGAATTCTTGAAATTGATTGTACGACCTTGACCATCCGTAATGATTCCATCATCAAGAACCTGTAAGAGAATATCTAAGATATCTTTGTGAGCTTTCTCTATTTCATCAAGAAGTATTAATGAATACGGATTTTTGCGCACAGCTTCAGTTAGTTGACCGCCTGATTCGAAACCTAAATATCCAGGAGGCGCACCTATGATTTTGCTAACTGAATGCTTTTCCATATATTCAGACATATCCAGTCTTGTAATTGAAGAATTTGAATCGAATATAATTTTTGCTGTTACTTTACTAAGCTCTGTTTTTCCAACTCCAGTTGGACCTAAAAAGAGGAAACTAGCTAATGGCTTGTTTGGATCATTTAGACCAGTCCTTGATCTCTTAATGGAATCTGCAACTGCCCTAATTGCACTATCTTGACCAATAATTTTTTCTTTAAGGATCGACTCAAGGCTTAAAAGCTTATTTTTTTCCGACTGGTTTAAGTTCTGTACTGGAATAGAGGTCCACTTTGAGACAACTTCTGCAATATCATCAAAAGTTACTTCTTGCCTTAAAAGACTCGTCTCTCCTTTTTTGTGAGAATTAACTAGAGACTCACTTTTTCCTTTCAATTTTTTTTGTAAAGAATTTAAAGTCCCAAATTCCAATTCTGCGGCTTTGTTCAGGTCGAAACTCCTTTTTGCCTGGTCTATTTGTAATTGAATGGATTCAATTTCTTCTTTTATGGTGCTAATCTCATCAATTTCATCTTTTTCTTTTTTCCATTGATCGCCTAATTCTGCCTGTCTATCTTTAAGTGATATAAGTTCATTATTAATTTTGTTTAATCTTTCTATAGAAAAATTATCTGTTTCTCTTTTTAAAGATAATTTTTCCATCTCAAACTGTAGAACTTTTCTATCAATTTCATCAATTTCTTCAGGTTTGGAAGTTATGATCATATTTAATCTTGAGGCTGCTTCATCGATTAGATCTATCGCTTTGTCAGGAAGAAATCTATCGTTAATATATCTTTCGCTAAGGGTGGCAGCTGCAACCAAAGCATTATCAGAAATTCTCACACTATGATGAACTTCGTATCTTTCTCTCAAGCCTCTTAATATTGATACAGTATCATCTATTGAAGGAGCATCAATTTTTATTTTCTGAAATCTTCGTTCTAAAGCAGGATCTTTTTCTATATTTTGTTTGTGTTCATTAATAGTTGTAGCACCAATGCATCTAAGTTCTCCTCTTGCAAGCATTGGTTTTAATAGGTTGCTTGCATCTAAAGAACCACCACTGGCGCCTGCACCAACTACTGTATGAATTTCATCAATAAAAAGAATGATCTTACCGTCTGATCCCTTGACTTTCTTTAGGACATTTTTTATTCTTTCTTCAAATTCTCCACGATATTTTGCTCCAGCTAAAAGTGAACCCATATCTAATGAAATTAGTTGCCTATTTTGTAGTGCAGAAGGTACATCGCCATTAATAATTCTTTGAGCCAACCCTTCCACTATGGCTGTTTTGCCAACCCCAGGTTCTCCAATAAGAACTGGATTATTTTTTGTTCTTCTACTCAATATTTGAATTGTTCTTCTAATTTCTTCATCCCTACCAATAACTGGATCTAAGATCCCATCCCTTGCTGATTGGGTTAGATCAATGCCATATTTATCTAAAGACTCATTAGAAGTACCAAAGTCATTTTTTACTGCTGGATCTGACTTCATTTTCTTTATAGTTTCAAGAAATTCCGGAATACCTTTTTGATTTAAAATTTGAAATCCATATTTATTATCATAAGTGAAACCGTAAACTAAGTGTTCTGTTGATATCACTACATCATCAAAAGTATTTTTAATATCGTTCGCTTTTAAAAATATTTTGTAAAGAGTATCACCAATATATAAATTATCTTGTTTATTTTTCATTTTCGCCTTCGAATTTAATGAAGACATTATTTCTTTCTCAAACTCTTTGATATTTACATTATTTTTTTTTAAGATCTTTTTTGTAAGGTTGTCTTGTTTTATAAGAGCTAATAATAAATTGTCAGAGTCTACGTCTTGTTGGTGATTTTTATAAGCAATTTCTTTAGCAAAAATAAAACAGTTCCAAGCAGAATTTGAAAATTCGCTTGGAACTATTTTCATCAATCAAAATATTAGGTATGACTCTAATAAGTATTAAAAATACTTAACTATTAGAGATTTATTCAACAATAACTTTACCTACCATTCCAGCCCCTCTGTGTGGCTCGCAATAGTAATCATAAGTTCCTGAGGTATTAAATGTTTCTTCCCAAGACTCTCCTGGAGCAAACGCTAGGTCTGCATGACTTAACTCCTCATGTCCATCAAAAACAGCATTGTGAGGGGCAAGTTTATTATTGACGAATTTAACTGTGTCCCCAGCACTAATGTTTACTGTACTTGGTTCAAATGCAAGCATTCCTGCATCCGTACCAAGTTTAACTTCTACAGTCTTAGCTGAAACTGATGAAATACCTAGGCCTAGAGTTAAAACTATTGCGAATAACCCTGCAAAGATTGAACGTAACATAATTAAAATTTACTTATATACATATATTACAAGGCTTAGGGAACCTAACTGCGAGAGTTTTAATTGTTATTACAGCTTGGTAACTTTGATAGCCTTAAAATATCATTCAGTGTTTTAGCATGACTTTTAAGTTTGAAAGTCTCAGGATTAGTGATGGGGACATGATTAAAGTCGTATTTTTTGATACTGAAGCCATCCCATGGTGTAGTTTGGATGGGAAGAATTCTTAATAATGTTTTTAGAATTTTTTTTGAAAGGGGTATTGCAAAATATCTCTTCATCTTATTCCTTTTTAAAAGTGTAATTATGGCCTCGTCAATTGAAATAAATCTCTGACCTAGAACAAATTTTCTAAAACCTTTGTATTGCTCTTCTTTATGATTTTTAATTAGAAAACCACAAATTTGAGCAATATCATTTGCGTGTATAAAATGAAATTTGGAATCAAGTTTTAAAAATCTTGCTATCCAAAGCCATTTCCCAATTTCTTTCAATCCACTAGTTAAATAGCTAACAGGGAATTTACTTTTTATGCCAAGACTTCCTCCAAAAACCAAGGTAGGGAAAACAGCAAATGTTTTTTCTGCGAATGAGCTTTCTCTAAGTCTCTGGAAACATTCATATTTTGTTTGTATGTATTCTGTTCCATAAACTAATGACTCTCTCATTAATTCTGTGTTTTTATCAAGAATGCTTGCTGTTGAAAAATAAATAATCTTTTCTAGCTTTTTAATATCAAGCATTTCAAGTAATTCTTCGAAAGCTTTAATATTTACCTCATAAGCTCTTCTTGGATCTCCCCAAGCTGTAGCAGTATGTATTAGATAATTAATTTGACTAATTTCCTTTTTATATCTATTTGATTCTCTAATATCGCACACTATCAACTTGACTTTTTTATTTTCTTGAATAGCAATTGGTAACTTACTTTTATCTCTTACCATGAGATAAAGCTTGAATTTTGTATTTTTTAAAAACCAATCAACTAAATATTGGCCAACACATCCATTCGCACCTGTTATTAATAAGTTTTTATATGCCAAGACTTTGTCTAGTAAGTTAGTTTTTTCCCATGCTCAAAAAATGTTTGAGCATTTTCTTCTGGAGTGCCAGGTAAAATCCCATGACCTAAATTAAGAATATATTTCCTATCTTTAATTTTATTAAAGGTATCATCGATCCTTTCTTTTATTGATTCTTTATTTCCAAATAAAATGCCAGGGTCAACATTACCTTGGATGCCTATCTCATCAGGGATTCTTTTACAAGCCTCTTCAATATCTACTGTCCAGTCTAATGAAATTATATCTACCCCAGTTTTTGCCATTCTTTCTATTACGCCTGCACTTCCTGAAATATAGAGAATAACAGGTGTGTCAGGGTACTCCTCTTTTACAATGTCAACAACTTTTTTTTGATAAGGCCCAGCAAAGATATCATAATCTTGTGGGCTTAGTTGACCTGCCCATGAATCAAAAATTTGTACTACTTGCGCTCCAGATTTTATTTGAAATTTAAGATATTCACCAATAGATTTTGCAAAATGATCAAGAAGTTTGTGAAGTAAATCTGGTTCTTTAAAAGCCATTGATTTTATTAAAGAATAGTTTTTACTGCTTTTACCTTCAACTACATATGCAGCCAGGGTCCAAGGTGCACCAACAAAACCTAAAACTGTTGCCTCATTATTTACATCTTTTTTTAGTGAAGATAGAACTTGCCCAACAAAACTTAAACTCTCACTTGGATTTAATTCTTTTAAACTTTCTATCTGGCTAAGAGTTCTTATTGGGTCCTCAATTATTGGACCTTTACTTTCTATGATCTCAAAATTTATACCCATTCCTGGAAGAGGTGTGAGAATATCTGAAAAAAGGATCACACCATCCGGTTTGAAAGCATGAAAAGGCTGCATTGATATCTCATATGATAGTTCTGGATTTTCAGACCTCTCTCTAAAGCTTGGGTAACGCTCCCTTAAATCTCTATAGATTTTCATATATCTTCCTGCTTGCCTCATCATCCATACTGGAGGTCTAGTTACTTTTTTACCTAATGCGGCAGAAAGTAGTAGTGGTAAATTTTCACCCATTTTTCAATTCGATATGTTTTTTTTAAAAAAAAATAAAATTCCAACTTAAAAATCTTACAATGCAAAGCAGATCAAAAGTGTTATATGAACATTTATATGAAGCAGTAAGTTAAATGAGCCTTCTTATTTTTTTGATTGATGTTTGAAGATACTCACGCTTAATGGCGGCAAAGCAAGTTCTAGAGCATTTTGATAATCATGAATATTGTAATTTATAGCTTCTTTACCTCCCATATTTCCTTTATTACTGCCTCCGTATCTAGAGCCATCAGAATTAAATATCTCTTTATAGAATCCTTCTACAGGAACACCTACTTTATATGAATCATGAGTATTAGGTGTAAAGTTAGCAACAATAACAAGCCATTCATTAGTGTCGTTCTCTCTTCTCATGAAACTTATTACTGAATTAGATTTGTCATTACAGTCAATCCATTGGAATCCATAAGGATCAAAGTCATTTTTCCATAACGCAGGTTCATTTTTATAAAGTGCATTTAGATCATCAACCAAGTTTCTGATCCCTTTATGAGGTTCAAATTCTAGTAAATCCCATTGAAGATCATCCCAAACATTCCATTCTTGTCTTTGTCCAAATTCCATTCCCATAAATATTGTTTTTTTACCTGGATGGGTCCACATATAAGTTAGTAATGCACGAGTATTTGCATATTTCTTCCAGTCGTCGCCAGGCATTTTATGTAAAAGATGACTTTTTCCATGGACTACTTCATCATGACTGAGAGCAAGCATAAAGTTCTCTGTATAGTTATATGTTATGGAGAAAGTTACACTATTTTGATGGAATTGTCTGAACCAAGGATCTATCTCAAAATAATCGAGCATATCGTGCATCCAACCCATATTCCATTTTAAATTAAACCCTAATCCTCCCATATCTGTTGGTTTGGTTACCATTGGCCAAGTTGTTGATTCTTCAGCAATAGAAAGTGCACCAGGGAAATGTTGGAAGAGTACATGATTAGCCTGTTGAAGAAATTTAACGGCTTCTATATTTTCATTCCCACCATTCTCATTAGGTATCCATTCTCCATCTGGGCGTAGATAGTCTCTGTATAGCATTGAAGCTACTGCATCTACTCGTATGCCATCAATATGAAATTCTTCAAACCAATAAACCAGATTGGCTACTAGGAAATTCCTTACTTCGTTTCTGCTGTAATTAAAAATTAAAGTTCCCCATTCTTTGTGTTCACCTATGCGTGAATCCCCATGTTCATAAAGATGACAACCATCAAAAAATGCTAAGCCATGCTTGTCTTTTGGAAAATGACCAGGTACCCAATCAAGAATTACTCCTATTCCCTCTTCATGACATTTATTTACAAACTCTCTAAATTCATTTGGAGTGCCAAACCTACTTGTAGGTGCATACCAACCTGTAACCTGGTATCCCCATGAACCATCGAAAGGATGTTCAGATATTGGCATTAGTTCAATATGAGTAAATCCTCTATCTTTTACATAAGGGATGAGTTTTTCGGTTAATTCTGGATAAGTTAAAAGTCTTGTTCCAGGTTTTAAATCTGCAGCAGGTACTGGGTTTCTAGGATTCCCATTGTCTTCAATATATTTATTATCTGTTGATTCATGGAGCCAACTTCCTAAATGCATCTCATAAACTGAGATTGGCTTATTGATTTGACTAGAGGAATCTCTATTTGTAATCCAAGCATTATCATTCCAATTAAAGTTTTTCAATTTTGAAACTATTGAACCATTTTGAGGTCTGATTTCATGAAGGAAACCATATGGATCAGCTTTCTCATAAATATGACCTTGTTGTGTTCTTATTTCATATTTATATGTATCTCCCTCTTCCATTGTTGGCATGAATAGTTCCCAAATTCCTCCTAATCTTTTTTGCATTGGATGATGTCTTCCATCCCAAGAATTTATATCTCCAATTATCGAGATTGATTTTGCATTTGGAGCCCAAATGCAGAACATGACACCTTTTTGATTTTTTTCTTCAATGAGATGTGCTCCCATTTTTTCCCAAATATGATGATGATTACCTTCTGCAAAAAGATGTCTATCAACTTCTCCCATCCACTCTTCTATATATGACCAGGGGTCATGTTGTGTATGTGTGATCCCTCCTCGTGAAATATTTATTTCGTAATTAGACTCTGGATTTTCAGGCAGGATTGCTTCAAAAAGCCATTTATGGTTTATGCTTTCCGCCTTATAGGTATTATTTTTAAAATTTATTTTAACTTCGTCGGCTTCAGGCATCCATACCCTTATTACCCATTGCTCTTCATAAAAATGAGGACCTAATATTTTTAATGGATTATCATTGCAACAATTTTCTAGGTTGATAGCTTCTGATTGAATCCAGTCTGCTTGAATTGTCTCGATCATGACTGGTAGATATTAAGGATTAATAATATCAAATGATTAACCAAAAAAATAATTATTTATCAAAAAAAGGGTTCATTTTCATAAATGTTTTATTAAGGCTAAAACTTAGAGTAATAATTCTATGATTTGCTGAAGGCGCCCCAATATTATCCTCCCCAAATCCAGAATTAACTCCAATAGCGGGATAAGCTGCTGCAGATATAGATAAGCGAAGCTTGCTACCTTTAATTAAACAAATATTTGTTGGCTGCATTGTTATTTTATAAATGCATTCTTCACTTATTTTGGAGTTTTTAATCCTTAAGAATCCAGTTGAAAATTGATTCACCTTCTCATCACCCTTTTTAACTAGAGATAAAGCAAGGCAGATATCGAAATTGGGCTGATCACTTTTTACTGGAATTTCTAATGTGGGGACTCCTGTTAAATATTGATCTTCTTCAAAAGAATTGGTTTGAAATACACCTACATCAAAGCGTTTATCAATAATATTTCTATTAAACTTTCCTGGATTTGGACCTAAATGACCACCGTCAGATGGAGTAGGTCTCCATGGGTCATTAACAATTGTGAACCATCCTGATCCTTTTGAATTTATGGTCAGACTTCCATCTTCAATATCTATATTTGCTGTGCCATCACTTTTGAGCCCAAAAATAAATTCAGGGTGAAATTTATTATCTAATTCTTCCCATTTATTTAATGAAATATTCCATATTTTTTTCTCGCCTTGTGAATTCTTAGAACTAAATTTTTCATCTGATTTTAAGTGTTTATCAAAAAATTTCAATAAAGATTCTTGTGACCCCTCCCACCAATTTAGATGTGTCGCATTCCCAATAATAATCTCTGGACTACCCCCAGCTTCTTTAGATTTTTTATAAAGATCAAAGGCACCTTTTAAATGTGGATCCCAAAGTCCTCCAATAATTAACATAGGTTGTTTAATCCATGTTGAAATTGGGTTAAATTCTTCAAAGGGGCTAGCATTATTTAAATTAATAAGCCATTTCAAAACAAAGCTATTAGGATCATATCTTTTTAAAATATCAATTCCTTCCCTTAAATAACTTTTATTTTCTAAGGCTATTCTTATTTTTTCCCACTCAATCAAATTATTTTCTCTTTTCATTTTTAGTGCAGCGATTTGAAGTCCCCATGCAATATTGTTATGCCACCAATATGCTCCTCCATCTGAGCACCAATGATCCTTAATATTCATCCCAGTCATTGCTGGAGATAAACAATCAGGCGGCTTTGTATTTAATTCACCAGTTAGTTGAGTAAATCCTTGATAAGAAAAACCATATAAGCCAAGTTTTCCATTACATTCCTTTAGAGACCTTACCCATTTATGTGTTTCAGAAGTGTCGCTAGCTTCTTGAGAAAAACCATTAAATACGCCTTCAGAGGAACCCATACCTCTAACATCTTGAATTATTACCATATACCCCTTGGAAGCCCACCACTCAGGGTGAGAATAGGTAATAGTTGAAGCTATTTCCCTGCCATAAGGTTGTCTCATTAATAATGCAGGCCATGGTCCATTACTATTAGGTAACCAAATTCTTGATATAAGTCTTACTCCATCTCTAAGTACTATAGACTTGTCAAACCATCTTGAACCAGACATTTAGGCTTTAGATAATGTCTGGGCAGTGAAGCCCAATGACGTAAATAGAAAAGATCTCTGCGTTAACGGGAGTCAACTTATTTTTTTTTGATACATAATCGATTGCTTTATCTGAACTAGCTGAAATACCTTTTGAGTTAAACTCTCTAAACTTATTACATAAATTCTTAGCTTCGTTTGGATTCTTTTTTACACTTTCCAATAAGTTAGATTGACTAAAAGCAGGGTATAAAGAGTTCGAAAACAAAAATAACAAAAATAAAAAAGGTTTCATTATTACTAACTTTTTCTAAATTCTACATTAAAAAATTTTTTTAACCAAGATTGCGAATGGATTCTTAGATTTGACTAGCTTTTTTAATCCATTTTTTTAAGAGAATAATATTTATATTTGTCTTGGTTTTAACTCTAAGATTTCTTTCTAATCTCCCAATTTTGCGTTCTAATTCGTAAGGAGTGGATAGTGATAATGATTTAATAGAAGATATACCGCAATGTAAAAGTAGATATCCTTGCGGTGGAGAAATTCCAATTTCTTTTTTAAAAATAGCGATAGCTTTAATTTTCCTTAAGTTATTAAATGTACAAAGTGAAGATTTTCTTTGAATTTCATTTATATCTAGGTCCGATAGATTACTTAATTTTTCAAAGTCAGTTAGATTATTTTGAATTAAAAAAGATTTCTCATGTCTAAAGTTAGTTGGCAAAAAATCTAAAAAGGTTTTGCTTTCCATTGTGTAACAGACTAGTTCATTTTGACATTTTTCTGAATTTCTCCTATAACCACTGGTTTACTTACACCATCTGAAATTTTTTCAAGTTTTCTTATCTTTATTTTTACATTCGCACCAGATCTGCTACCTTTCCTTAAGTTTTCCGATAATTGTTTTAAAGTTGGTTCAATTGACTCTTCTGGAAAATCATCATCTGATTTAGCAATAATCAAATCGAACCCATTGTCATAAACAATTGGGACATATTTTGCATCTTCTATTACTATTTTTTGAGTATAACTTTGTATAAATGCCCAACTGCTTAAAGAAAGTAATAATGAGAAAATGGTTGCTCCTATTATTCGAAATTTAAAACCAAAATTAAATATAAAGGCTATTACAGTAACGCATAAAAGGAATATTCCAAGAAATCCAAAGATTTTGGGTGTGTTCCCTAATAGTTCAAAAAAAGACATTTAGTGGCTTTGACCTGATTAATTTCTTATATTTTGTAAGCCTACTCTATTTTTGGGCTCTAACTTGAAAAAAATTAGATCTCTAAATTTAAATACAAAAATTCTACTGATAGGGATAATTTTGTCCTCAGGATTTTTAGGCACTTTTTTATTAAATAATTTTTTAAAAGAAACTTATAGTGCTAGGAAATTAGAACTAGAAGAAAGTATTGAGAAGCTTTTAGATAAAAATGTTGAGTTAGGTGATTATGTCGGGATTAGATTCCTAGGTATTTCTTTTGGTAATTCTAAAATTAATGATAAAAAAAATATAGATTCTGAAATTAAAGCTAAAAATTTATACGTAGGCATTATGCCTTTTAGATCTTTTTTTAAACAAAAATGGATAGTAAAAATAAGTCCTAAGCAAGCTGCCATAAATATAGATAGAGATTTCTTTAAAAGCGATGAATCTTATAAAAATGCTAGAAGTACAAAAAAATTACAATCAAAGTATGAATTTAACTTTAACTTAAATGAATATTCAATCCTGAATTTTAATAAAACAGGATTAAAAACAAAAGTAAAAGGTAATGTTATCTACAAGTCAAGTAATAGACAAATAATTGCAAATATAAAATCTAATTTTGATGAAAAAGGTGTTTTAAAATTTAAATTTAATACAAAGTTAAATCAAGACTTTTTAAGTATAGATTTATTTTCTAGGGGATTAGATCTTGAGAACTCTGAATATAGTATTGGCACCAGCAAAATTTCTTTTAAAGAAGGAAATTTTAAAACTAATTTTAAATTTACTAAATCATCTACGCAAACATTTTGCAAAGGAAAATTTTC is a window encoding:
- the hemE gene encoding uroporphyrinogen decarboxylase, with protein sequence MGENLPLLLSAALGKKVTRPPVWMMRQAGRYMKIYRDLRERYPSFRERSENPELSYEISMQPFHAFKPDGVILFSDILTPLPGMGINFEIIESKGPIIEDPIRTLSQIESLKELNPSESLSFVGQVLSSLKKDVNNEATVLGFVGAPWTLAAYVVEGKSSKNYSLIKSMAFKEPDLLHKLLDHFAKSIGEYLKFQIKSGAQVVQIFDSWAGQLSPQDYDIFAGPYQKKVVDIVKEEYPDTPVILYISGSAGVIERMAKTGVDIISLDWTVDIEEACKRIPDEIGIQGNVDPGILFGNKESIKERIDDTFNKIKDRKYILNLGHGILPGTPEENAQTFFEHGKKLTY
- the glgB gene encoding 1,4-alpha-glucan branching protein GlgB codes for the protein MIETIQADWIQSEAINLENCCNDNPLKILGPHFYEEQWVIRVWMPEADEVKINFKNNTYKAESINHKWLFEAILPENPESNYEINISRGGITHTQHDPWSYIEEWMGEVDRHLFAEGNHHHIWEKMGAHLIEEKNQKGVMFCIWAPNAKSISIIGDINSWDGRHHPMQKRLGGIWELFMPTMEEGDTYKYEIRTQQGHIYEKADPYGFLHEIRPQNGSIVSKLKNFNWNDNAWITNRDSSSQINKPISVYEMHLGSWLHESTDNKYIEDNGNPRNPVPAADLKPGTRLLTYPELTEKLIPYVKDRGFTHIELMPISEHPFDGSWGYQVTGWYAPTSRFGTPNEFREFVNKCHEEGIGVILDWVPGHFPKDKHGLAFFDGCHLYEHGDSRIGEHKEWGTLIFNYSRNEVRNFLVANLVYWFEEFHIDGIRVDAVASMLYRDYLRPDGEWIPNENGGNENIEAVKFLQQANHVLFQHFPGALSIAEESTTWPMVTKPTDMGGLGFNLKWNMGWMHDMLDYFEIDPWFRQFHQNSVTFSITYNYTENFMLALSHDEVVHGKSHLLHKMPGDDWKKYANTRALLTYMWTHPGKKTIFMGMEFGQRQEWNVWDDLQWDLLEFEPHKGIRNLVDDLNALYKNEPALWKNDFDPYGFQWIDCNDKSNSVISFMRRENDTNEWLVIVANFTPNTHDSYKVGVPVEGFYKEIFNSDGSRYGGSNKGNMGGKEAINYNIHDYQNALELALPPLSVSIFKHQSKK
- a CDS encoding CocE/NonD family hydrolase — encoded protein: MSGSRWFDKSIVLRDGVRLISRIWLPNSNGPWPALLMRQPYGREIASTITYSHPEWWASKGYMVIIQDVRGMGSSEGVFNGFSQEASDTSETHKWVRSLKECNGKLGLYGFSYQGFTQLTGELNTKPPDCLSPAMTGMNIKDHWCSDGGAYWWHNNIAWGLQIAALKMKRENNLIEWEKIRIALENKSYLREGIDILKRYDPNSFVLKWLINLNNASPFEEFNPISTWIKQPMLIIGGLWDPHLKGAFDLYKKSKEAGGSPEIIIGNATHLNWWEGSQESLLKFFDKHLKSDEKFSSKNSQGEKKIWNISLNKWEELDNKFHPEFIFGLKSDGTANIDIEDGSLTINSKGSGWFTIVNDPWRPTPSDGGHLGPNPGKFNRNIIDKRFDVGVFQTNSFEEDQYLTGVPTLEIPVKSDQPNFDICLALSLVKKGDEKVNQFSTGFLRIKNSKISEECIYKITMQPTNICLIKGSKLRLSISAAAYPAIGVNSGFGEDNIGAPSANHRIITLSFSLNKTFMKMNPFFDK
- a CDS encoding DUF4332 domain-containing protein: MESKTFLDFLPTNFRHEKSFLIQNNLTDFEKLSNLSDLDINEIQRKSSLCTFNNLRKIKAIAIFKKEIGISPPQGYLLLHCGISSIKSLSLSTPYELERKIGRLERNLRVKTKTNINIILLKKWIKKASQI
- a CDS encoding DUF2518 family protein; this encodes MSFFELLGNTPKIFGFLGIFLLCVTVIAFIFNFGFKFRIIGATIFSLLLSLSSWAFIQSYTQKIVIEDAKYVPIVYDNGFDLIIAKSDDDFPEESIEPTLKQLSENLRKGSRSGANVKIKIRKLEKISDGVSKPVVIGEIQKNVKMN